A DNA window from Mycolicibacter terrae contains the following coding sequences:
- a CDS encoding cellulase family glycosylhydrolase — translation MTRDWRAKRNRRRVVGWGTAVGAFLAFGVTPLAAPPPASAEGFDDVFEQALAPFLDTATGGLDWDAMFSPAAWQAFLEPTWDGVLAGAAAGSILAAPDPTAWLQDLVYTPLHSGIEGWINSAGAAPIVAGLNQLSAALGAGMMIGDGVAGTPEHAAGGAAGWLFGDGGAGWDNTEAEGVGGAGGAAGFFGNGGDGGDGGSGGSGGSGGAGGWFMGIGGTGGAGGGGLTGGVGGAGGAGVGWLLGVGGTGGLGGDGTHIGGNGGDGGDGSAWFGSGGDGGDAGNGVYQARGDLPALGGAGGDGGALGSHGTVGHFGTLEGAPEKGPAELGTAGGWIVDDQGRVVILQGVNQVYKSAPFSPGGNGFGDDDAAFLAANGFTAVRLGLYWDQIEPQPGVYDWTYLESVKDTIEALKAHGIVSILDMHQDLYGAEIGGHGAPVWATLFNAGDNDTSAAFPFAYALNPAQNQAWDAFWSNEKVDGVGLQNAYARMWQNVADYLGGTPGVAGYEIMNEPWPGSSWLGSLLGNPHFDTGSLNPFYDQVVSAIRSVDPNTTVYYEPNVLFGNVTAVTHLREIDDDNTVFAFHDYCIFDALGGGSASGCSLWDGMMMSGAQAYADAHGVPAAVTEFGATHNIDTISSQLNSIDPHRFGWLYWGYTNEAGSLVHNTNVAPTGDNVDQPIVAALAQPYPQVVAGIPDNWSFSDGVFTFSYSTAIAGGSGNFEPGSQTQISIPQLQFPNGYQVSVTGGEVHSADNAAVLVIGSNAGADTVTVTVTGN, via the coding sequence ATGACCCGTGACTGGCGAGCTAAGAGGAATCGCCGCCGGGTGGTCGGGTGGGGCACTGCGGTGGGGGCGTTTTTGGCGTTCGGGGTGACGCCACTGGCCGCGCCGCCGCCGGCGTCCGCCGAGGGCTTCGACGACGTGTTCGAGCAGGCGTTGGCGCCGTTTCTGGACACGGCCACCGGAGGACTCGACTGGGATGCGATGTTCAGTCCGGCGGCCTGGCAGGCGTTTCTCGAGCCGACGTGGGACGGCGTGCTGGCCGGCGCCGCCGCGGGGTCGATCCTTGCCGCCCCGGACCCGACGGCCTGGTTGCAGGACCTCGTCTACACCCCACTGCACAGCGGTATCGAGGGCTGGATCAACAGCGCCGGTGCGGCGCCGATCGTTGCCGGGCTCAACCAGCTCAGCGCCGCACTGGGCGCGGGCATGATGATCGGCGATGGTGTGGCCGGCACGCCGGAGCACGCTGCCGGCGGTGCGGCGGGCTGGCTGTTCGGCGACGGTGGGGCCGGCTGGGACAACACCGAAGCCGAAGGTGTCGGTGGAGCCGGGGGTGCGGCCGGGTTCTTCGGCAACGGCGGCGACGGCGGTGACGGTGGCTCCGGTGGCTCCGGCGGTTCCGGCGGAGCCGGCGGGTGGTTCATGGGTATCGGTGGGACCGGCGGCGCCGGTGGCGGCGGGCTGACCGGCGGGGTCGGCGGCGCCGGCGGTGCCGGAGTCGGCTGGCTGTTGGGTGTCGGCGGGACGGGCGGCCTCGGGGGTGACGGCACCCATATCGGCGGCAACGGCGGGGACGGCGGTGACGGCTCGGCGTGGTTCGGCAGCGGCGGCGACGGCGGCGATGCCGGCAACGGCGTCTACCAGGCCCGGGGCGATCTGCCCGCCCTGGGCGGGGCCGGTGGCGACGGCGGCGCGCTGGGCAGCCACGGCACGGTCGGCCACTTCGGCACGCTGGAGGGAGCCCCGGAGAAGGGCCCGGCCGAACTGGGCACCGCCGGCGGCTGGATCGTCGACGACCAGGGCCGGGTCGTCATCCTGCAGGGCGTCAACCAGGTCTACAAATCGGCGCCGTTCTCGCCCGGCGGCAACGGATTCGGCGACGACGACGCGGCGTTCCTGGCGGCCAACGGCTTCACCGCGGTGCGGTTGGGCCTGTACTGGGACCAGATCGAGCCGCAGCCCGGGGTGTACGACTGGACCTACCTCGAGTCGGTCAAGGACACCATCGAGGCCCTCAAGGCGCACGGCATCGTCAGCATCCTCGACATGCACCAGGACCTCTACGGCGCCGAGATCGGCGGCCACGGCGCGCCGGTTTGGGCGACCCTGTTCAACGCGGGCGACAACGACACCAGCGCGGCGTTCCCGTTCGCCTACGCCCTGAACCCGGCGCAGAACCAGGCCTGGGATGCGTTCTGGTCCAACGAGAAGGTGGACGGCGTCGGGCTGCAGAACGCCTACGCCCGGATGTGGCAGAACGTCGCCGACTATCTGGGCGGCACCCCGGGCGTGGCCGGCTACGAGATCATGAACGAACCGTGGCCCGGCTCTTCGTGGCTGGGCAGCCTGCTCGGCAACCCGCACTTCGACACCGGATCGCTGAACCCGTTCTATGACCAGGTGGTCTCGGCGATCCGGTCGGTCGACCCGAACACCACCGTGTACTACGAGCCCAATGTGCTGTTCGGCAACGTGACCGCGGTGACCCACCTGCGCGAAATCGACGATGACAACACCGTTTTCGCGTTCCACGACTACTGCATCTTCGACGCCTTAGGCGGTGGCAGCGCCTCAGGCTGCTCGCTGTGGGACGGGATGATGATGAGCGGCGCCCAGGCCTACGCCGACGCTCACGGCGTCCCGGCGGCAGTGACCGAATTCGGCGCCACCCACAACATCGACACCATCAGCAGCCAGCTGAACTCGATCGACCCGCACAGGTTCGGCTGGCTGTACTGGGGTTACACCAACGAGGCGGGGTCACTGGTGCACAACACCAATGTGGCGCCGACCGGTGACAACGTCGACCAGCCGATCGTGGCGGCGCTGGCCCAGCCCTACCCGCAGGTGGTCGCCGGCATCCCTGACAACTGGTCGTTCTCCGACGGAGTCTTCACGTTCAGCTACTCCACGGCGATAGCCGGTGGCTCGGGCAACTTCGAACCCGGGTCACAGACCCAGATCTCGATCCCGCAGCTACAATTCCCGAACGGCTACCAGGTCAGCGTCACCGGCGGCGAAGTCCACTCGGCGGACAACGCCGCGGTGCTGGTCATCGGATCCAACGCCGGAGCCGACACCGTCACCGTGACGGTGACCGGCAACTGA
- a CDS encoding CPBP family intramembrane glutamic endopeptidase, whose protein sequence is MTEPAAQRRALRLEIAVVLAVTYGLSAVSAILQLADAVLRDLSAQRIPLNPRRSYFDLVDFGLNAAWAAQLIAWGALALYLLWRSGYGPAHLGLDRLPRRLDLAGGLGLAALIGLPGLGLYLLARTLGLNADVIPAAVTDHTWWWRAPMLILIAFANAFAEEVIVVGYLLTRLGQLGVSRPVALAGSALLRGTYHLYQGFGAGLGNVVMGLVFGYAWQRTGRLWPLILAHGLIDTVAFVGYALFADKLGWLP, encoded by the coding sequence GTGACCGAGCCGGCGGCCCAGCGACGCGCGCTGCGTCTGGAGATCGCCGTGGTGCTGGCGGTCACCTACGGATTGAGCGCCGTCAGCGCGATTCTGCAACTCGCCGACGCGGTGCTGCGCGATCTCAGCGCCCAGCGGATCCCGCTGAACCCGCGCCGGTCCTATTTCGACCTCGTCGACTTCGGCCTCAACGCGGCGTGGGCGGCGCAGCTGATCGCCTGGGGCGCCCTGGCGCTGTACCTGCTGTGGCGCAGCGGATACGGACCCGCCCACCTCGGGCTGGACCGGCTGCCCCGCCGCCTCGACCTGGCCGGCGGCCTCGGCCTGGCGGCGCTGATCGGGCTGCCCGGCCTGGGCCTATATCTGCTGGCACGAACGCTGGGACTCAACGCCGACGTCATCCCCGCCGCGGTCACCGACCACACGTGGTGGTGGCGCGCGCCGATGCTGATTCTGATCGCTTTCGCCAACGCCTTCGCCGAAGAGGTGATCGTCGTCGGCTATCTGCTGACCCGGCTGGGCCAGCTGGGAGTCTCGCGACCGGTGGCGCTGGCCGGTTCGGCACTGCTGCGCGGCACGTATCACCTCTACCAGGGGTTCGGCGCCGGCTTGGGCAACGTCGTCATGGGTCTGGTGTTCGGCTACGCCTGGCAGCGCACCGGCCGGCTGTGGCCGCTGATCCTCGCGCACGGCCTGATCGACACCGTGGCGTTCGTCGGGTACGCGCTGTTCGCCGACAAGCTGGGCTGGTTGCCCTGA
- a CDS encoding DUF2470 domain-containing protein yields MATTTAVTVPTSAERIRSACVRGQALLAIADSSDAAPVNAPVCHLLADGSLVVAVPAGGPVAEAAATGVSAILELTDHAPLRLRERVRALVWIRGRLQTVPEPEIAALLDRIAAVEPNPALLQVISPRSAAGASDGPSLGDADASYALLRLIPDSAVLADATGAEAVDVAELLAARPDPFCAIEAHWLHHLDSAHPELIARLATTKLPPQLRRGRPRPLAVDRYGMWLRVEAPDGDHDVRLSFPRPVADVLSLNRAVRALMGCPFLNGLQPRSR; encoded by the coding sequence ATGGCAACCACCACAGCGGTAACGGTCCCGACGTCCGCGGAACGGATCCGCAGTGCCTGCGTCCGGGGCCAGGCACTGCTGGCCATCGCCGACTCCAGCGACGCCGCGCCGGTCAACGCCCCGGTGTGCCACCTGCTGGCGGACGGGTCCTTGGTGGTCGCGGTCCCCGCCGGCGGCCCGGTCGCCGAGGCCGCCGCCACCGGCGTCTCGGCGATCCTGGAGCTGACCGACCACGCCCCGCTGCGACTGCGGGAACGAGTCCGCGCACTGGTGTGGATCCGCGGCCGGCTCCAGACCGTGCCCGAGCCGGAGATCGCCGCACTTCTCGACCGGATCGCCGCAGTCGAGCCCAACCCGGCCCTGCTGCAGGTGATCTCACCGCGCTCGGCGGCCGGGGCGTCCGACGGCCCGAGCCTCGGCGACGCGGACGCCAGCTATGCACTGCTGCGGCTCATCCCGGACTCGGCGGTGCTGGCCGATGCGACCGGGGCCGAAGCGGTCGACGTGGCGGAGCTGCTGGCGGCCCGCCCCGATCCGTTCTGCGCGATCGAGGCGCACTGGCTGCACCACCTGGACTCGGCGCACCCCGAGCTGATCGCCCGGCTGGCCACCACCAAGCTGCCCCCGCAGCTGCGGCGCGGGCGGCCCCGCCCGCTGGCCGTGGACCGCTACGGCATGTGGCTGCGCGTCGAGGCCCCGGACGGCGACCACGATGTCCGGCTGAGCTTTCCGCGGCCGGTCGCCGACGTGCTGAGCCTGAACCGAGCGGTACGCGCGCTGATGGGTTGCCCGTTCCTCAACGGGTTGCAGCCCCGTTCCCGTTGA
- the pheA gene encoding prephenate dehydratase, translated as MTRISYLGPAGTFTEAALLAMTGVGLVPGADHQAVPAESTPAALDAIRAGTVEYACVPIENSIEGGVTPTLDGLAVGSPLQIFAETTLDVAFSIVVAPGRAPVDIRTVAAHPVAGAQVRRWLAEHLPQAHTVPSNSNAAAAQQVRDGEADAGVSTALAAQQRGLVTLADGVIDEANARTRFVLVGKPAAPPRRTGADRTSVVLRLDNAPGALAAALTEFGSRGIDLTRIESRPTRTELGTYLFFLDCVGHIDDPAVGEALQALRQSCADVRYLGSWPADPAGRREAVT; from the coding sequence GTGACCCGCATCAGCTATCTCGGCCCGGCGGGGACCTTCACCGAGGCGGCACTGCTGGCGATGACCGGCGTCGGCCTGGTTCCCGGAGCCGACCACCAAGCGGTGCCGGCCGAGAGCACACCGGCCGCACTGGACGCGATCCGCGCCGGCACCGTCGAGTACGCCTGCGTGCCGATCGAGAACTCGATCGAGGGCGGTGTGACGCCCACCCTGGACGGCCTGGCGGTCGGCTCCCCGCTGCAGATCTTCGCCGAGACCACCCTTGACGTCGCGTTCTCGATCGTGGTCGCGCCGGGGCGCGCGCCGGTCGACATCCGTACCGTGGCCGCCCATCCGGTGGCCGGCGCCCAGGTGCGGCGCTGGCTGGCCGAGCACCTGCCTCAGGCCCACACGGTGCCGTCGAACTCCAATGCCGCTGCCGCGCAGCAGGTCCGCGACGGGGAGGCTGATGCCGGGGTGAGCACCGCACTGGCCGCGCAGCAGCGTGGACTGGTCACCTTGGCGGACGGCGTCATCGACGAAGCCAACGCCCGCACCCGTTTCGTGCTGGTCGGCAAACCCGCAGCGCCGCCGCGGCGAACCGGCGCCGACCGGACGTCGGTGGTGCTGCGACTGGACAACGCGCCCGGCGCCCTGGCCGCGGCCCTGACCGAGTTCGGCAGCCGCGGAATCGATCTGACCCGGATCGAGTCCCGCCCGACCCGCACCGAACTGGGCACCTACCTGTTCTTTCTGGACTGTGTCGGACACATCGACGATCCCGCCGTCGGCGAGGCGCTGCAGGCGTTGCGTCAATCCTGCGCCGACGTGCGGTATCTGGGATCCTGGCCCGCCGATCCGGCCGGCCGAAGGGAGGCGGTGACGTGA
- a CDS encoding histidine phosphatase family protein, translating to MSGRLVLVRHGQSYGNVERRLDTRPPGSELTPLGRDQARAFAGNGWHRPALVAHSVATRAAQTAAEISGPLGVTARALDGIHEVQAGALENRNDDDAIAEFNAIYQRWHSGEPGVALPGGETAEQVLDRYLPVVTELRMRYLDDDDWTGDIVVVSHGAAIRLAAATLAGVDGSFVLDHHLENTEAVVLSPITDGRWSCVQWGSLTPPFYPEPDADPVGDALRSNTDPMG from the coding sequence GTGAGCGGCCGGCTGGTGTTGGTGCGGCACGGGCAGTCCTACGGCAACGTCGAGCGTCGGCTCGACACCCGCCCGCCCGGATCGGAATTGACCCCGTTGGGCCGCGATCAGGCCCGGGCATTCGCCGGCAACGGGTGGCACCGTCCTGCGTTGGTCGCCCATTCGGTGGCGACCCGTGCCGCCCAGACCGCCGCGGAGATCAGCGGCCCGCTCGGGGTGACCGCCCGCGCGCTCGACGGCATCCACGAGGTCCAGGCCGGTGCGCTGGAGAACCGCAACGACGACGACGCGATCGCCGAGTTCAACGCGATCTATCAGCGGTGGCACTCCGGCGAGCCCGGGGTCGCGTTGCCCGGCGGCGAGACGGCCGAGCAGGTGCTGGACCGTTATCTGCCGGTCGTCACCGAGTTGCGGATGCGCTACCTCGACGACGACGACTGGACCGGCGACATCGTCGTGGTCAGCCACGGCGCGGCGATTCGCCTGGCGGCGGCCACGCTGGCGGGGGTGGACGGCAGTTTCGTCCTGGATCACCACCTGGAGAACACCGAGGCGGTGGTGCTCTCACCGATTACCGACGGCCGGTGGAGCTGCGTGCAGTGGGGCTCGTTGACGCCGCCGTTCTATCCCGAACCCGATGCCGACCCGGTCGGCGACGCGCTGCGCTCCAACACCGACCCGATGGGCTGA
- a CDS encoding metallopeptidase family protein: MSVQMDPRRFDGLVADALDLIPAELAAAFDNVVVLVEDRNAEEPELLGLYEGVALTERDSNYAGSLPDTITIYRDALLEMCGSDDEVVDEVRITVIHEIAHHFGIDDDRLHELGWG, encoded by the coding sequence GTGAGTGTGCAGATGGACCCGCGCCGGTTCGACGGACTCGTCGCCGACGCACTGGATCTGATCCCGGCCGAACTGGCCGCCGCCTTCGACAACGTCGTGGTCCTGGTGGAGGACCGCAACGCCGAGGAACCCGAGCTGCTCGGGCTCTACGAAGGGGTGGCGCTGACCGAGCGCGACTCGAACTACGCCGGATCGCTGCCGGACACCATCACGATCTACCGGGACGCGCTACTGGAGATGTGCGGCTCCGACGACGAGGTCGTCGACGAAGTGCGGATCACGGTGATCCATGAGATCGCCCACCACTTCGGCATCGACGACGACCGGTTGCACGAACTCGGCTGGGGTTGA
- a CDS encoding septum formation family protein produces MSKAADEENSPAQRVSWLRTLQAAATRRTLLLTALGGLLIAGLVTVVPALGDGPGGLLGHLSAEPATGPGGKGAGPGLGIGIGKGNEAIDRAVAGDCLNWPEDDLDGATVVSCADEHKFEVAGPVDMKMFPGAEYGPDAPPPTTARIEQITQEQCESSVRRYLGAKFDPHSKFVASMLWAGERAWRQHGERRMLCGLQLPGVGGQQIAFTGKVADIDQSKVWPPGTCLGIDPATNQPNDVPVDCAAPHTKEVTGTVNLAERFPDALPPEPEQDAFIKDTCTRLTDAYLAPVQLRDTTLTLTYATISLPSWSAGSREVACSLGATLGNGGWAALINSARGPLLINGQPPVPPPSIPAERLNQLPVGSQPR; encoded by the coding sequence ATGTCGAAGGCAGCCGACGAGGAAAATTCACCCGCCCAGCGGGTGTCTTGGCTGCGCACGCTGCAGGCAGCCGCCACCCGCCGCACCCTGCTGTTGACCGCGTTGGGCGGGCTGCTGATCGCCGGGTTGGTCACCGTGGTTCCGGCACTGGGAGACGGGCCGGGCGGGCTGCTCGGCCACTTGAGCGCCGAGCCGGCCACCGGCCCGGGCGGCAAGGGCGCCGGACCCGGGCTGGGCATCGGGATCGGCAAGGGCAACGAGGCGATCGACCGCGCGGTCGCCGGGGACTGCCTGAACTGGCCGGAGGACGACCTGGACGGGGCGACGGTGGTCAGCTGCGCCGACGAGCACAAGTTCGAGGTCGCCGGTCCGGTGGACATGAAGATGTTCCCGGGCGCCGAGTACGGCCCGGACGCCCCGCCGCCGACGACCGCCCGCATCGAGCAGATCACCCAGGAGCAGTGCGAGTCGTCGGTGCGCCGCTACCTGGGCGCGAAGTTCGACCCGCACAGCAAGTTCGTCGCCAGCATGCTGTGGGCCGGGGAGCGGGCGTGGCGCCAGCACGGCGAGCGCCGGATGTTGTGCGGGCTGCAACTGCCCGGGGTGGGCGGCCAGCAGATCGCCTTCACCGGCAAGGTCGCCGACATCGACCAGTCCAAGGTCTGGCCGCCGGGTACCTGCCTGGGCATCGATCCGGCCACCAACCAGCCCAACGACGTTCCGGTCGACTGCGCGGCGCCGCACACCAAGGAGGTCACCGGCACGGTCAACCTGGCCGAGCGGTTCCCCGACGCGCTGCCGCCCGAACCCGAGCAGGACGCGTTCATCAAGGACACCTGCACCCGGCTCACCGATGCCTACCTGGCACCGGTGCAACTGCGCGACACCACGCTGACGCTGACTTACGCCACCATCTCCCTGCCGAGCTGGTCGGCGGGGAGCCGCGAGGTGGCGTGCAGCCTCGGCGCCACGCTGGGCAACGGCGGCTGGGCGGCGCTGATCAACAGCGCCCGCGGGCCGCTGCTGATCAACGGGCAGCCGCCGGTCCCGCCGCCATCGATTCCCGCGGAGCGGCTGAATCAATTGCCCGTAGGTAGCCAGCCCCGGTGA